CGCGAGACCGAGGGGCGGTTCGGCCGGCTTGAGCGCCGGCGGCTGAATCAGCAGGATGTCCAATGGTCGTGACTCGTCCGAATTCTTCCGCTCGGGCCTAGGACTCGGGATGGTTTCTTCCCGCCGAAAGGCCTCCCCCCTGCTGAAAGTCGTCCAGGGGGACCTGCACCGCCAGCATGCCGAAGGAGGTGACCGCCAGCAGGGCCAGGAAAGCGGCGCCCATGGCGATCCTTTTCCACGGCTCGACAGCATAGTAGCGCCTCTTTTCGGCTGCGGGCTTTTTCGAGGCGGAATAGATCTGGAAGCTCCCGACGATGATCACCAGGGCGATGATCGGCGACCAGGTCAGGTAGAAGAGGCCGACTGCCCCGACGAGGCCGAGGATCCAGAGCCGGGGGCTGATGACGCCGATGATCCGCCCGCCGTCCAGGGGCGACAGGGGCAGCAGGTTGAAGAGGTTGAGCAAAAAGCCCGACGATGCCAGGGCGTACCAGAAGGGGTTGCCCGTCGCGATGCCCGCCCCGGCGCAGCCGATCGCCCCCAGGGTCCCCAGCAGCGGCCCCCCGTAGGCGGTGATGGCTTCGGCGAAGGCGTTGTCGGGCAGCTGTTTCATGCCGATCACCGCGCCGAGAAAGGGAATGAACATCGGAGCGGTGGCCTTTACCCCCATCATTCGCAGGGCCGCGACGTGCCCCATCTCGTGAACGAAGATCAATCCGACGAATCCGGCGGCAAAGGGCCAGCCCCAGAACATGGCATAGGCCCAGATGCTGATCAGCATGGTGATGAAGGTCTTGAACTTGCCGACCTTCAGAATCAGCCACACGTATTTCAACTTGCCGAACAGAAAGAGCAACAGCAGGCCGAGGGGGCCGAGCCGCCGCAGAAGCCCTTTTCGGGCCGGGGACCAGCCCTCTCCGCTGGCGGCGGGCGCTTCAAAAGATAGATTATCGCCGG
Above is a genomic segment from Desulfuromonas sp. containing:
- a CDS encoding site-2 protease family protein; translation: MRETRQESGADAPTVIEADSVETDFHSDQATFDRAGDNLSFEAPAASGEGWSPARKGLLRRLGPLGLLLLFLFGKLKYVWLILKVGKFKTFITMLISIWAYAMFWGWPFAAGFVGLIFVHEMGHVAALRMMGVKATAPMFIPFLGAVIGMKQLPDNAFAEAITAYGGPLLGTLGAIGCAGAGIATGNPFWYALASSGFLLNLFNLLPLSPLDGGRIIGVISPRLWILGLVGAVGLFYLTWSPIIALVIIVGSFQIYSASKKPAAEKRRYYAVEPWKRIAMGAAFLALLAVTSFGMLAVQVPLDDFQQGGGLSAGRNHPES